The DNA window GGTTTTTCTTGTCTGCGATAGAGGTCCAGGGGCTGTGCCCGATTAAAGGTGAAATTATAGTGCAGGGTTCAAAGAACGCGGTTCTGCCGATGATGGCGGGAGCGGTTTTGAACAAGGGAATAACGGTCATTGATAATGTCCCCAGAATACAGGATGTGTTCTGTATGATGGGGATACTTGATTCTCTGGGATGCAGCTGCGTCCTGGACGGACACAGCCTCACGATCAATGCGGCAGGGCTGTCCCGTTTTTCCATTCCCAAGGAAGAGATGGAGAAGATGCGTTCCTCCATCATGCTGCTTGGCGCTCTTCTGGGAAGATGTAAAGAGGCGGAAGTGTATTATCCGGGCGGCTGTATGATAGGGAAGAGGCCCATTGATCTTCATCTGATGGCCCTTGAAAAAATGGGAGTTCTGATAGAGGAAGGGGAGGGGAATGAGCCGCTCCGGGCAAACGTGCCCCACCTTCGGGGAACGGTGGTGGATTTCCCGTTTCCAAGCGTCGGAGCCACGGAAAATGCAATTTTTGCGGCGGTGGCGGCTTCGGGAAAGACCGTATTAAAGGGCTGTGCGAAAGAGCCTGAGATTACGGAGCTGTGCCGTTTCATGAATAACATGGGGGCTTCCATCCGGGGAGCCGGGAGCGATGTGCTCGTAATCGAAGGCGGTCTGCCTCTCCATGATTCCAGATTTACCGTATGCGGCGACAGGATTGCCGGAGGAACTTATCTTCTGGCGGCGGCCGGAGCCGGCGGGGAGCTTCTCCTGACCGGTACCGAAAGCGCGGGACTTCTGACGGTCACCACGGTATTGAAAAGGATGGGCGCCCTGATTTATGCGGAGGATGGGCTTATTTATCTGAAAGCTTCGGAAAGACTGCAGGCAGCGTCCATAAAGACCGATCCCTATCCGGGATTTCCGACCGATCTTCAGTCTATTATGATGGCTGTGATGAGCAGGGCGGAAGGAACCAGTATCATAGAAGAAAAAATCTTCGAAAACCGGTTCAAAACAGCAGTGGAGCTTGAAAAACTGGGAGCTGAGATTATTGTCGAGGAAGATATCGCCAGGATTGTTGGGCACACCCGTTTAAAGGGAGCCCGTGTCGAGGCGAAAGATCTGCGCGGCGGCGCGGCCCTTGTAGCCGCAGGCATGATGGCGGAAGGAACGACAATCGTCGGCAGCTGTGAATACATTATGCGGGGATATGAGGATATCTGCCGTGATTTATCCGGGATGGGAGCCTGCATCCGCTATGTGGAGGAACCGGCCGGACGCTGAACGATATCTGTGATCCTGATTCGCAGAGTGAAATACGATAGAACCGCCGGGCGGGAAGTAAACAGGAGGTGCACAGTTGAGAAGAGTAAACAAAAACAGAAAAAAACTGGTAATTGCAGGGATTTTTCTGGCTGTGCTGCTGTTGCTTGCCGTCCTTCTCTCTGTCCGGATTAAAACGGTGAAAGTCAGCGGTAACGAGAGATATACGCAGGAACAGATTGAATCGATGCTTTTCGATACAAAATTAAGCAGAAATCCCGTTTACTGCTACTATCAGTATCGTTTCCGCCCACATAAGTCAATTCCTTTTGTGGAAGACTATAAAATAGTATTCAGAAGTCCTGTCAATGTGGAAATCATCACCTATGAAAAAAGTGTGGTCGGCTACGTTTCCTATATGAACAGCCTGATGTATTTTGACAAGGACGGTATCATCGTGGAGAGCACCAACGAAAAGCTGGCGGGCATTCCGATGATTACCGGCCTCAGATTCGGCCATATTGTCCTGCACAAACCTCTGCCGGTGGAGGATGTGAGGATCTTCGACGAGATACTGAATCTGACCCAGGTGCTTGAGATGTATGACATCAAAGCGGACAGGATCGATTTCAACAGC is part of the [Clostridium] symbiosum genome and encodes:
- the murA gene encoding UDP-N-acetylglucosamine 1-carboxyvinyltransferase — its product is MSAIEVQGLCPIKGEIIVQGSKNAVLPMMAGAVLNKGITVIDNVPRIQDVFCMMGILDSLGCSCVLDGHSLTINAAGLSRFSIPKEEMEKMRSSIMLLGALLGRCKEAEVYYPGGCMIGKRPIDLHLMALEKMGVLIEEGEGNEPLRANVPHLRGTVVDFPFPSVGATENAIFAAVAASGKTVLKGCAKEPEITELCRFMNNMGASIRGAGSDVLVIEGGLPLHDSRFTVCGDRIAGGTYLLAAAGAGGELLLTGTESAGLLTVTTVLKRMGALIYAEDGLIYLKASERLQAASIKTDPYPGFPTDLQSIMMAVMSRAEGTSIIEEKIFENRFKTAVELEKLGAEIIVEEDIARIVGHTRLKGARVEAKDLRGGAALVAAGMMAEGTTIVGSCEYIMRGYEDICRDLSGMGACIRYVEEPAGR
- a CDS encoding cell division protein FtsQ, which translates into the protein MRRVNKNRKKLVIAGIFLAVLLLLAVLLSVRIKTVKVSGNERYTQEQIESMLFDTKLSRNPVYCYYQYRFRPHKSIPFVEDYKIVFRSPVNVEIITYEKSVVGYVSYMNSLMYFDKDGIIVESTNEKLAGIPMITGLRFGHIVLHKPLPVEDVRIFDEILNLTQVLEMYDIKADRIDFNSQKEATLTVDNLKVELGGNAQINGKISELRDILNTYTELSGTLYLDTYDETNSNPSYRFEQDE